One Caloenas nicobarica isolate bCalNic1 chromosome 31, bCalNic1.hap1, whole genome shotgun sequence genomic region harbors:
- the CREB3L4 gene encoding LOW QUALITY PROTEIN: cyclic AMP-responsive element-binding protein 3-like protein 4 (The sequence of the model RefSeq protein was modified relative to this genomic sequence to represent the inferred CDS: deleted 1 base in 1 codon): MEPDTPELLDALLEPQDKLFPSSEFTPEAWPLPEDTVSGCWRGSGARRSPPRGTGSPCPLTHPLPASLRPQGWDGSKAEELLRVTVNPNDVCSPGGPESPRLCGVQPEEPPIPAALYEVVCDLRTPLHGSVISIQLDNWLCPTLLPSSCITTELPAAPLPAPSPALQLTEEEKRLLAQEGVTLPGTLPLTQAEERILKKVRRKIRNKQSAQDSRRRRKEYLDGLESRAAACSAQNQELRKKVQELEQRNRSLLRQLQALIKQTSNKTAQTGTCVLILLFSLGLILFPSYSPFHRGWGGSGDGDRPTRVISRNILTRREQLEPVGEAAFPVSGQLRVDKPGAADGTERGDRRSPPSRELLTNSSGWAPPGDVGATQGGHGDEM; the protein is encoded by the exons ATGGAGCCGGACACACCGGAGCTGCTGGACGCTCTCCTGGAGCCGCAGGACAAGCTCTTCCCCAGCAGTGAATTCACACCGGAGGCGTGGCCGCTCCCCGAGGACACCGTGAGTGGGTGCTGGAGGGGGAGCGGGGCACGGAGGAGCCCCCCGAGGGGCACg gggtccccgtgtcccctcacgCATCCCCTGCCAGCGTCTCTGCGGCCGCAGGGCTGGGACGGGAGCAAAGCCGAGGAGCTGTTGCGGGTGACCGTGAACCCCAACGACGTCTGCAGCCCGGGCGGCCCGGAGTCCCCCCGGCTTTGTGGGGTGCAGCCGGAGGAGCCCCCCATCCCCGCCGCCCTGTACGAGGTGGTGTGTGACCTCCGCACCCCCCTGCATGGCAGCGTCATCTCCATCCAGCTCG ACAACTGGCTGTGCCCcacgctgctccccagctcctgcatcaCCACCGAGCTGCCCGCTGCACCGCTGCCCGCGCCCAGCCCCGCC ctgcagctgaCGGAGGAAGAGAAGCGGCTGCTGGCGCAGGAGGGGGTGACGCTGCCCGGCACCCTGCCCCTCACCCAG GCCGAGGAGCGGATCCTaaagaaggtgaggaggaagaTCCGGAACAAACAGTCAGCGCAGGACAGCCGGCGGAGGAGGAAGGAGTATCTGGACGGGCTGGAGAGCAG GGCGGCCGCGTGCTCAGCGCAGAACCAGGAGCTGCGGAAAAaggtgcaggagctggagcagcgcAACAG GTCGCTGCTGCGGCAGCTGCAGGCGCTGATCAAGCAAACATCCAACAAGACGGCCCAGACCGGCACCTGCGTCCTG AtcctgctcttctccctgggactCATCCTCTTTCCCAGCTACAGCCCCTTCcaccggggctgggggggcagcggggacggTGACAGACCCACCAGAG tgATTTCCAGGAACATCCTGACCCGGAGGGAACAGCTGGAACCAGTCGGAGAAGCCGCGTTCCCTGTGTCAGGGCAGCTGCGGGTGGACAAGCCGGGAGCTGCGGATGGAACCGAGCGGGGGGACAGGAGGTCCCCCCCCAGCAGGGAACTGCTCACCAACTCCTCTGGTTGGGCCCCCCCGGGGGATGTGGGGGCAACAcaagggggacatggggatgagATGTGA
- the SLC39A1 gene encoding zinc transporter ZIP1 isoform X2 — MAAGTGTGTGTGSGAEELAWSPGMEPRRPPGLEAKLGSLVLLLLLPLGCGLAPLCCFRQPPSSADARSPVLSLVSCFAGGVFLATCLLDLLPDYLASITAALDGLHVTLQFPLPEFILAMGFFLVLVLEQVALAQRDPPAVTEETRALLPAGAVPTPSPQPPGARGAVRAGLLVLALALHAVLEGLALGLQEAEGAVLRVCLALLLHKCAVAFSLALKLLRGRLRAPAVAACLLLFAMMSPLGVGLGAAVAAGAGPRQRLCRGVLEGLAAGTFLYITFLEILPQELGVPQQRVPKVILLLAGFSLVTAILFIKI; from the exons ATGGCGGcggggaccgggaccgggaccgggaccgggagCGGGGCGGAGGAACTGGCCTGGAGCCCCGGGATGGAGCCGCGTCGCCCGCCCGGCCTGGAGGCCAAACTGGGCTccttggtgctgctgctgctgctgcccctcggCTGCGGCCTCGCCCCGCTCTGCTGCTTCCGCCAGCCCCCCAGCTCCGCCG ACGCCCGCAGCCCGGTGCTCAGCCTGGTGAGCTGCTTCGCCGGCGGCGTCTTCCTGGCCACCTGCCTGCTCGACCTCCTGCCCGACTACCTGGCCAGCATCACCGCGGCACTGGACGGGCTGCATGTCACG CTGCAGTTCCCCTTGCCCGAATTCATCCTGGCCATGGGCTTCTTCCTGGTGCTGGTTCTGGAGCAGGTCGCGCTGGCGCAGCGGGACCCGCCGGCCGTCACCGAGGAGACCCGAGCGCTGCTGCCCGCCGGCGCCGTCCCGACGccgtccccgcagccccccggcgCCCGCGGCGCGGTGCGTGCcgggctgctggtgctggcgcTGGCGCTGCACGCCGTGCTGGAGGGGCTggcgctggggctgcaggaggccGAGGGGGCCGTGCTGCGCGTGTgcctggcgctgctgctgcacaaGTGCGCCGTGGCCTTCAGCCTGGCGCTGAAGCTGCTGCGGGGCCGGCTGCGTGCCCCGGCCGTGGccgcctgcctgctgctcttcGCCATGATGTCCCCGCTgggcgtggggctgggggcggcggtggcggcgggcgcggggccgcggcagCGCCTGTGCCGGGGGGTGCTGGAGGGGTTGGCGGCCGGGACGTTTCTCTACATCACCTTCCTGGAGATCCTGCcgcaggagctgggggtgccccAGCAGCGCGTCCCCAAGGTCATCCTGCTCCTCGCCGGCTTCAGCCTCGTCACCGCCATCCTCTTCATCAAGATCTGA
- the SLC39A1 gene encoding zinc transporter ZIP1 isoform X1, producing MPVPVSIPVPVHSTPGAGTGALPRLTGPPPRPSPRRDPPRRGPWGSPPNPPGAPRPGTGRSSGPRRRCEAQSSRRVGASPAAEPGGMAAGTGTGTGTGSGAEELAWSPGMEPRRPPGLEAKLGSLVLLLLLPLGCGLAPLCCFRQPPSSADARSPVLSLVSCFAGGVFLATCLLDLLPDYLASITAALDGLHVTLQFPLPEFILAMGFFLVLVLEQVALAQRDPPAVTEETRALLPAGAVPTPSPQPPGARGAVRAGLLVLALALHAVLEGLALGLQEAEGAVLRVCLALLLHKCAVAFSLALKLLRGRLRAPAVAACLLLFAMMSPLGVGLGAAVAAGAGPRQRLCRGVLEGLAAGTFLYITFLEILPQELGVPQQRVPKVILLLAGFSLVTAILFIKI from the exons ATGCCGGTCCCGGTCTCTATCCCGGTCCCGGTCCACTCGACCCCCGGTGCCGGTACCGGAGCGCTGCCCCGCTTGACGGGGCCACCCCCCCGTCCCTCTCCCCGGCGGGACCCGCCGCGCCGCGGCCCCTGGGGATCCCCTCCCAACCCACCCGGTGCTCCGCGCCCCGGGACGGGGAGGAG CTCCGGGCCGCGCCGGCGATGTGAAGCGCAGTCGAGTCGGCGGGTCGGTGCTTCCCCCGCAGCGGAGCCCGGCGGGATGGCGGcggggaccgggaccgggaccgggaccgggagCGGGGCGGAGGAACTGGCCTGGAGCCCCGGGATGGAGCCGCGTCGCCCGCCCGGCCTGGAGGCCAAACTGGGCTccttggtgctgctgctgctgctgcccctcggCTGCGGCCTCGCCCCGCTCTGCTGCTTCCGCCAGCCCCCCAGCTCCGCCG ACGCCCGCAGCCCGGTGCTCAGCCTGGTGAGCTGCTTCGCCGGCGGCGTCTTCCTGGCCACCTGCCTGCTCGACCTCCTGCCCGACTACCTGGCCAGCATCACCGCGGCACTGGACGGGCTGCATGTCACG CTGCAGTTCCCCTTGCCCGAATTCATCCTGGCCATGGGCTTCTTCCTGGTGCTGGTTCTGGAGCAGGTCGCGCTGGCGCAGCGGGACCCGCCGGCCGTCACCGAGGAGACCCGAGCGCTGCTGCCCGCCGGCGCCGTCCCGACGccgtccccgcagccccccggcgCCCGCGGCGCGGTGCGTGCcgggctgctggtgctggcgcTGGCGCTGCACGCCGTGCTGGAGGGGCTggcgctggggctgcaggaggccGAGGGGGCCGTGCTGCGCGTGTgcctggcgctgctgctgcacaaGTGCGCCGTGGCCTTCAGCCTGGCGCTGAAGCTGCTGCGGGGCCGGCTGCGTGCCCCGGCCGTGGccgcctgcctgctgctcttcGCCATGATGTCCCCGCTgggcgtggggctgggggcggcggtggcggcgggcgcggggccgcggcagCGCCTGTGCCGGGGGGTGCTGGAGGGGTTGGCGGCCGGGACGTTTCTCTACATCACCTTCCTGGAGATCCTGCcgcaggagctgggggtgccccAGCAGCGCGTCCCCAAGGTCATCCTGCTCCTCGCCGGCTTCAGCCTCGTCACCGCCATCCTCTTCATCAAGATCTGA
- the CRTC2 gene encoding CREB-regulated transcription coactivator 2 isoform X2, producing the protein MAAAGAGAGPGPGAGSSAGAGTSNPRKFSEKIALQKQRQAEETAAFEEVMMEICSTRLQAQKLRLAHSRGPYYSGSLPNVNQIGSGVSEFQGPLHSPLDSTRSTRHHGLVERVQRDPRRMMSPLRRYVRQIDSSPYGPTYLSPPPEPSWRRTMPWGNFPTEKGHLFRLPSALNRTNSDSALHMSVMNPNPQDAYLAPSQAAPPPGRRSGFLDGDADSKVPPIEETFDDNKHSLKPWDTKKLSSSSARPRSCEVPGIHIFPSPDQPANVPLIPSALNTGGSLPDLTNLHFPSPLPTPLDPDETVYPNLSGGNSTGNLANTMTHLGISGGMGLGTGYDSPGLTSPMQSSLSNPSLQSSLSNPNLQASLRSPSLQSSLSNPSLQSSQSSSSIPSSLSNQSLPSSLSSSLSNPSLPTSPRSQSIQSSPSNPSLPSGLSGSSYSPMVQASITTSPRRRVPLSPLTLPMGGDSRRQHPKQFSPTMSPTLSSITQGVPLDTSKLPADQRLPPYPYSQPGLLLQSQPSPKSLPQPVQPPPQPPLPPAPPVRPPVPPSAAAQRPYGPPYQPNAALQPQLGQSLGDFGLGSLEQFGMGDSPTANSGAFPEELGSLSYPPAEATYDPPVPNRPNLSNCSRHGPIPNIVLTGDSPPGISKEIATALAGVPGFEVEALEDELRIEPLSLDGLTMLSDPYALLTDPAVEDSFRTDRLQ; encoded by the exons atggcggcggcgggcgcgggggccgggcccgggcccggTGCGGGCTCCTCGGCCGGCGCCGGCACCTCCAACCCGCGGAAGTTCAGCGAGAAGATCGCGCTGCAGAAGCAGCGGCAGGCGGAGGAGACGGCGGCCTTCGAGGAGGTGATGatggagatctgctccacccGG CTGCAGGCGCAGAAGCTGCGGTTGGCGCACAGCCGGGGCCCCTATTACAGCGGCTCCCTGCCCAATGTCAACCAGATCGGCAGCGGTGTCTCCGAATTCCAG GGCCCGTTGCATTCGCCACTGGACTCCACGCGCAGCACCCGGCACCACGGGCTGGTGGAGCGGGTGCAGCGGGACCCGCGCAGGATGATGTCCCCGCTGCGGCGATACGTCCGGCAGAT TGACAGCTCTCCCTACGGACCCACCTACCTGTCCCCTCCGCCTGAGCCCAGCTGGAGGAG GACCATGCCCTGGGGTAACTTCCCGACGGAGAAAGGACATTTGTTCAGGCTGCCCTCGGCTCTCAACAG AACAAATTCCGACTCGGCGCTTCACATGAGTGTGATGAACCCCAACCCCCAGGACGCCTACCTGGCCCCCTCGCAGGCCGCCCCCCCACCCGGCCGCCGCAGCG GGTTTCTGGACGGGGACGCCGACAGCAAAG tgCCTCCCATCGAAGAGACGTTTGACGACAACAAGCATTCGCTGAAGCCCTGGGACACCAAGAAG ctCTCGTCGTCCTCAGCCCGTCCGCGCTCCTGCGAAGTCCCGGGGATCCA cataTTTCCATCCCCGGATCAACCCGCCAACGTCCCCCTCATCCCCTCGGCCCTCAACACGGGCGGTTCCCTTCCCGACCTCACCAACCTGCACTTCCCCTCCCCGCTGCCCACCCCCCTCGACCCGGACGAGACCGTTTACCCCAACCTGAGCGGGGGCAACAGCACCGGCAACCTGGCCAACACCATGACGCACCTGGGCATCAGCGGCGGCATGGGCCTGGGGACGGGCTACGACTCGCCAG GACTTACCTCACCTATGCAGAGCTCCCTGAGTAACCCGTCCCTGCAGTCCTCGCTTAGCAACCCCAACCTGCAGGCCTCCCTGCGCAGCCCCTCGCTCCAGTCCTCCCTCAGCAACCCCTCGCTCCAGTCCTCCCAGAGCAGCTCCTCCATCCCCTCCTCGCTCTCCAACCAGTCCCTGCCTTCCTCGCTCTCCTCCTCGCTCAGCAACCCCTCCCTCCCCACGTCCCCCCGCAGCCAGTCCATCCAGTCCTCCCCCAGCAACCCCAGTTTGCCGTCCGGCTTGAGCGGCTCGTCCTACTCCCCCATGGTGCAGGCGTCCATAACCACCTCGCCCCGCCGACGGGTCCCGCTCAGCCCCCTCACCCTCCCAATGGGTGGCGACTCCAGAAGGCAGCACCCTAAACAGTTCTCACCAACAATGTCACCCACATTGTCCTCCATCACCCAG GGGGTGCCCCTGGACACCAGCAAGCTGCCGGCCGACCAGCGGCTCCCGCCGTACCCCTACAGCCAGcccgggctgctcctgcagtcccagcccagccccaaaTCCCTCCCGCAGCCCGTGCAgccccccccgcagccgccgctgccccccgccccgccggtgCGGCCCCCGGTGCCGCCGAGCGCGGCCGCACAGCGCCCGTACGGCCCCCCGTACCAGCCTAACGCCGCCCTGCAGCCGCAGCTGGGACAGAGCCTGGGGGACTTCGGCCTGGGCAGT TTGGAGCAGTTCGGGATGGGCGACAGCCCCACTGCCAACAGCGGCGCCTTCCCCGAGGAGCTGGGGTCCCTGAGCTACCCCCCCGCCGAGGCCACCTACGACCCCCCCGTCCCCAACCGGCCCAACCTGAGCAACTGCAGCCGCCACGGCCCCATCCCCAACATCGTCCTCACAG GGGACTCTCCCCCCGGCATCTCGAAGGAGATCGCCACGGCGCTGGCGGGGGTGCCGGGGTTCGAGGTGGAGGCGCTGGAGGACGAGCTGCGCATCGAGCCGCTCAGCCTGGACGGGCTCACCATGCTGAGCGACCCCTACGCGCTGCTCACCGACCCGGCCGTCGAGGATTCCTTCCGCACCGACCGCCTGCAGTGA
- the JTB gene encoding protein JTB, with protein MRPSGLFGPRCCAVYAVLGALAGLSLYGPAAAAAMAANDERRSASPVAATPCWRLEDFVVAQECARCSSFQAKTLPECSRTGFIEKINCATSKREEYKSCRSAVMEARVFWRFVGSMMCVAAVFAVLVVWRQRVLDRKALEKVRKQIESI; from the exons ATGCGGCCCAGCGGCCTCTTCGGGCCGCGCTGCTGCGCCGTCTACGCCGTGCTGGGCGCCCTGGCGGGGCTCTCTCTCTacgggccggcggcggcggcagcaaTGGCGGCGAACGACGAGAGGCGCTCGG CGAGCCCGGTGGCGGCCACGCCGTGCTGGCGGCTGGAGGACTTCGTGGTGGCTCAGGAGTGCGCCCGCTGCTCCAGCTTCCAGGCG AAGACGTTACCGGAGTGCAGCCGCACCGGCTTCATTGAAAAGATCAACTGTGCCACCTCCAAGAGGGAAGAGTACAAGAG CTGCCGCTCGGCCGTGATGGAGGCTCGCGTCTTCTGGAGGTTTGTGGGCTCCATGATGTGCGTGGCTGCGGTCTTCGCCGTGCTGGTGGTTTGGCGGCAGCGCGTGCTGGACAGGAAGGCACTGGAGAAGGTCCGCAAGCAGATCGAGTCCATTTAG
- the CRTC2 gene encoding CREB-regulated transcription coactivator 2 isoform X1 produces MAAAGAGAGPGPGAGSSAGAGTSNPRKFSEKIALQKQRQAEETAAFEEVMMEICSTRLQAQKLRLAHSRGPYYSGSLPNVNQIGSGVSEFQGPLHSPLDSTRSTRHHGLVERVQRDPRRMMSPLRRYVRQIDSSPYGPTYLSPPPEPSWRRTMPWGNFPTEKGHLFRLPSALNRTNSDSALHMSVMNPNPQDAYLAPSQAAPPPGRRSGFLDGDADSKVFLFQVPPIEETFDDNKHSLKPWDTKKLSSSSARPRSCEVPGIHIFPSPDQPANVPLIPSALNTGGSLPDLTNLHFPSPLPTPLDPDETVYPNLSGGNSTGNLANTMTHLGISGGMGLGTGYDSPGLTSPMQSSLSNPSLQSSLSNPNLQASLRSPSLQSSLSNPSLQSSQSSSSIPSSLSNQSLPSSLSSSLSNPSLPTSPRSQSIQSSPSNPSLPSGLSGSSYSPMVQASITTSPRRRVPLSPLTLPMGGDSRRQHPKQFSPTMSPTLSSITQGVPLDTSKLPADQRLPPYPYSQPGLLLQSQPSPKSLPQPVQPPPQPPLPPAPPVRPPVPPSAAAQRPYGPPYQPNAALQPQLGQSLGDFGLGSLEQFGMGDSPTANSGAFPEELGSLSYPPAEATYDPPVPNRPNLSNCSRHGPIPNIVLTGDSPPGISKEIATALAGVPGFEVEALEDELRIEPLSLDGLTMLSDPYALLTDPAVEDSFRTDRLQ; encoded by the exons atggcggcggcgggcgcgggggccgggcccgggcccggTGCGGGCTCCTCGGCCGGCGCCGGCACCTCCAACCCGCGGAAGTTCAGCGAGAAGATCGCGCTGCAGAAGCAGCGGCAGGCGGAGGAGACGGCGGCCTTCGAGGAGGTGATGatggagatctgctccacccGG CTGCAGGCGCAGAAGCTGCGGTTGGCGCACAGCCGGGGCCCCTATTACAGCGGCTCCCTGCCCAATGTCAACCAGATCGGCAGCGGTGTCTCCGAATTCCAG GGCCCGTTGCATTCGCCACTGGACTCCACGCGCAGCACCCGGCACCACGGGCTGGTGGAGCGGGTGCAGCGGGACCCGCGCAGGATGATGTCCCCGCTGCGGCGATACGTCCGGCAGAT TGACAGCTCTCCCTACGGACCCACCTACCTGTCCCCTCCGCCTGAGCCCAGCTGGAGGAG GACCATGCCCTGGGGTAACTTCCCGACGGAGAAAGGACATTTGTTCAGGCTGCCCTCGGCTCTCAACAG AACAAATTCCGACTCGGCGCTTCACATGAGTGTGATGAACCCCAACCCCCAGGACGCCTACCTGGCCCCCTCGCAGGCCGCCCCCCCACCCGGCCGCCGCAGCG GGTTTCTGGACGGGGACGCCGACAGCAAAG tgtttcttttccaagtgCCTCCCATCGAAGAGACGTTTGACGACAACAAGCATTCGCTGAAGCCCTGGGACACCAAGAAG ctCTCGTCGTCCTCAGCCCGTCCGCGCTCCTGCGAAGTCCCGGGGATCCA cataTTTCCATCCCCGGATCAACCCGCCAACGTCCCCCTCATCCCCTCGGCCCTCAACACGGGCGGTTCCCTTCCCGACCTCACCAACCTGCACTTCCCCTCCCCGCTGCCCACCCCCCTCGACCCGGACGAGACCGTTTACCCCAACCTGAGCGGGGGCAACAGCACCGGCAACCTGGCCAACACCATGACGCACCTGGGCATCAGCGGCGGCATGGGCCTGGGGACGGGCTACGACTCGCCAG GACTTACCTCACCTATGCAGAGCTCCCTGAGTAACCCGTCCCTGCAGTCCTCGCTTAGCAACCCCAACCTGCAGGCCTCCCTGCGCAGCCCCTCGCTCCAGTCCTCCCTCAGCAACCCCTCGCTCCAGTCCTCCCAGAGCAGCTCCTCCATCCCCTCCTCGCTCTCCAACCAGTCCCTGCCTTCCTCGCTCTCCTCCTCGCTCAGCAACCCCTCCCTCCCCACGTCCCCCCGCAGCCAGTCCATCCAGTCCTCCCCCAGCAACCCCAGTTTGCCGTCCGGCTTGAGCGGCTCGTCCTACTCCCCCATGGTGCAGGCGTCCATAACCACCTCGCCCCGCCGACGGGTCCCGCTCAGCCCCCTCACCCTCCCAATGGGTGGCGACTCCAGAAGGCAGCACCCTAAACAGTTCTCACCAACAATGTCACCCACATTGTCCTCCATCACCCAG GGGGTGCCCCTGGACACCAGCAAGCTGCCGGCCGACCAGCGGCTCCCGCCGTACCCCTACAGCCAGcccgggctgctcctgcagtcccagcccagccccaaaTCCCTCCCGCAGCCCGTGCAgccccccccgcagccgccgctgccccccgccccgccggtgCGGCCCCCGGTGCCGCCGAGCGCGGCCGCACAGCGCCCGTACGGCCCCCCGTACCAGCCTAACGCCGCCCTGCAGCCGCAGCTGGGACAGAGCCTGGGGGACTTCGGCCTGGGCAGT TTGGAGCAGTTCGGGATGGGCGACAGCCCCACTGCCAACAGCGGCGCCTTCCCCGAGGAGCTGGGGTCCCTGAGCTACCCCCCCGCCGAGGCCACCTACGACCCCCCCGTCCCCAACCGGCCCAACCTGAGCAACTGCAGCCGCCACGGCCCCATCCCCAACATCGTCCTCACAG GGGACTCTCCCCCCGGCATCTCGAAGGAGATCGCCACGGCGCTGGCGGGGGTGCCGGGGTTCGAGGTGGAGGCGCTGGAGGACGAGCTGCGCATCGAGCCGCTCAGCCTGGACGGGCTCACCATGCTGAGCGACCCCTACGCGCTGCTCACCGACCCGGCCGTCGAGGATTCCTTCCGCACCGACCGCCTGCAGTGA
- the RAB13 gene encoding ras-related protein Rab-13, with the protein MSRHRRRGRAEGEAPPGGRAGAGPGRGPGVVGRAARRRAGAMAKAYDHLFKLLLIGDSGVGKTCLIIRFAEDNFTSTYISTIGIDFKIRTVDIDGKKIKLQVWDTAGQERFKTITTAYYRGAVGIILVYDITDAKSFENIQNWMKSIKENASAGVERLLIGNKCDMEAKRKVQRDEAEKLAKEHGIRFFETSAKSSVNVEEAFSTLARDILQKSSRKAAPSSNRPLLESGPPRKAGGKCSLV; encoded by the exons ATGTCACGTCaccggcggcggggccgggccgagGGTGAAGCCCCGCCCGGGGGaagggccggggccgggccgggccggggcccgggggtggtggggagagcggcccggcggcgggcgggggccaTGGCCAAGGCCTACGACCATCTCTTCAAGCTGCTGCTCATCGGAGACAGCGGCGTGGGCAAGACCTGCCTCATCATCCGCTTCGCCGAGGACAACTTCACCAGCACCTACATCTCCACCATCG GGATCGACTTCAAAATCCGCACAGTCGACATCGACGGGAAGAAGATCAAGCTGCAGGTCTG gGACACGGCAGGACAAGAGCGCTTCAAAACCATCACGACGGCTTATTACCGCGGCGCCGTG GGCATCATCCTGGTGTACGACATCACCGATGCGAAATCCTTCGAGAACATCCAAAACTGGATGAAGAGCATCAAGGAG AATGCGTCTGCCGGGGTCGAGCGTCTCCTCATCGGCAACAAGTGTGACATGGAGGCCAAGCGCAAAGTGCAGCGGGATGAGGCTGAGAAg CTGGCCAAGGAGCACGGGATCCGCTTCTTCGAGACCAGCGCCAAGTCCAGTGTGAACGTGGAGGAG GCCTTCAGCACGCTGGCACGGGACATCCTGCAGAAATCCTCCCGGAAAGCC GCCCCCAGCAGCAACAGGCCCCTGCTGGAGTCCGGCCCCCCGAGGAAGGCCGGGGGTAAATGCTCCCTGGTGTAG